One segment of Primulina tabacum isolate GXHZ01 chromosome 6, ASM2559414v2, whole genome shotgun sequence DNA contains the following:
- the LOC142550216 gene encoding uncharacterized protein LOC142550216 yields the protein MATTFSPIRSPIICSFKPDPKPNANPSNKWWTTIFGWSTQPDYINNRSSDEKEKGLRGRFTAEKARELRRKTIETSSFHDAMYHSAIASRLASDLSER from the coding sequence ATGGCGACCACATTTTCCCCAATTCGATCTCCGATAATCTGCTCCTTCAAACCCGACCCGAAACCGAATGCGAATCCGTCCAACAAGTGGTGGACGACGATCTTCGGATGGTCCACGCAGCCCGACTACATCAACAATCGGAGCTCCGACGAGAAGGAGAAGGGCTTGAGGGGGAGGTTCACGGCGGAGAAGGCGAGGGAGCTACGTAGGAAGACGATTGAGACATCCAGTTTCCACGATGCTATGTACCATTCGGCCATCGCCTCCAGGCTCGCGTCTGATCTGTCGGAGCGTTGA
- the LOC142548159 gene encoding cytochrome c oxidase subunit 5b-1, mitochondrial-like: MPIATVHEREELQAAITGKDVLEINYPSGPFGTKEEPAVVKFYYDKRIVGCPGVEGEDEHDVVWFWLEKGKPHECSVC, translated from the exons ATGCCGATTGCTACTGTTCATGAGCGTGAAGAGCTCCAAGCTGCGATTACC GGAAAGGACGTTCTTGAAATTAACTACCCTTCTGGTCCATTTGGAACAAAG GAAGAACCTGCTGTGGTCAAGTTTTATTATGACAAAAGAATTGTGGGATGCCCTGGAGTTGAAGGCG AGGATGAACACGACGTTGTTtggttctggttagagaaggggAAGCCACACGAATGCTCAGTATGCTAA
- the LOC142549299 gene encoding periodic tryptophan protein 2 — MNYRFQNLVGAPYRGGNVVVVNNTLLISPIGNRISVTDLLKSETITLPCQASTNLRHIAASSDGVFVFTVDENNRCLFINVQRRVVLHRISFKHRISVVKFSPDGRFIAVSAGKLLQIWRSPGFKKEFFPFELIRTFADCNDRITCLDWSPDSDYVIVGSKDLTLRLFCLRKVKKSDSKKPCLLLGHRDAIVGAFFGLDKKTNGVANVYSLSREGAVFRWGFSEAELDSPGTPKQTYEQDLTSGNETILKKRKESDGKDEFDGGNGVLLHKIKWELMKKDYLMQAPAKLTSCDYHRGLDMLVVGLSNGVFALYQMPDFVCIHLLSISREKITTATFNGLGNWLTFGCAKLGQLLVWEWKSESYILKQQGHYFDVNCLAYSSDSQLLATGADDNKIKVWTVSTGFCFVTFSEHKNAVTALHFMASKNCLLSASLDGTVRAYDLFRYRNFKIFVTPTPKQFVSLTSDQSGDIICAGTLDSFEIFVWSMKDARLLDVLSGHEGPVHGLTFSPAQAILASSSWDKTVRLWDIFEGKGGIEKFDHTHDVLTVVYRPDGKQMACSTLDGQIHFWDPLQGLEMFTIEGRRDIAGGRLMTDRRSAANSTAGKCFTTLCYSSDGSYILAGGNSKYICMYDVADQVLLRRFQITHNLSLDGVLDFLNSKKMSEAGPLDLIDDDDSDMEEGVEKQSRDKLAYDLPGSMPNRGRPVIRTKCLRIAPTGRSWAAATTEGVLLYSMDDTFIFDPTDLDMDVTPEAVDDALKDDQPKRALFLSLRMNEATLIKKCILTVAPTDISDVASSVPVKYLQRLVEALADLLENCPHLEFVLRWCQELCKFHGTVIQQNFTNLRPALRTLQNSVIRLHKDLADTCSSNEYMLRYLCSTSNKR; from the exons ATGAATTACAGATTCCAAAACCTGGTTGGCGCTCCCTACCGCGGGGGAAACGTCGTCGTTGTGAACAACACCTTGCTCATCTCACCGATCGGCAACCGAATCTCCGTCACAGACCTCTTAAAATCCGAGACCATAACCCTGCCATGTCAGGCCTCCACCAACCTACGCCACATCGCCGCCTCATCGGATGGTGTGTTCGTTTTCACCGTTGACGAGAACAACCGCTGCCTCTTTATAAACGTTCAACGCCGGGTCGTCCTTCACCGAATATCTTTCAAACACCGAATATCCGTCGTGAAATTCAGCCCTGACGGGCGATTCATAGCTGTGTCTGCGGGGAAGCTACTCCAGATATGGCGGTCTCCTGGTTTTAAGAAGGAATTTTTCCCATTTGAGTTGATTCGAACATTTGCCGATTGTAATGATAGAATTACTTGTCTGGATTGGAGTCCTGACTCGGATTACGTAATTGTAGGGTCCAAAGATTTGACTTTGAGACTTTTTTGTTTGAGAAAGGTGAAGAAGAGTGACTCTAAGAAGCCGTGTTTGTTGTTGGgtcatagggatgcaattgtgGGTGCTTTCTTTGGGCTGGATAAGAAAACGAATGGAGTAGCTAATGTTTATAGTTTATCACGGGAAGGAGCGGTTTTTAGATGGGGGTTTAGTGAAGCAGAACTGGATTCTCCAGGAACACCAAAGCAGACTTATGAGCAGGATTTGACAAGTGGGAACGAGACAAttttgaagaaaagaaaagaatctGATGGAAAAGATGAGTTTGATGGAGGGAATGGGGTTTtattgcataaaataaaatgggAACTGATGAAAAAGGATTATTTAATGCAAGCTCCTGCGAAGTTAACATCGTGCGATTATCATCGGGGGCTTGATATGCTTGTTGTAGGGCTTTCTAATGGGGTCTTTGCTCTATATCAGATGCCTGATTTTGTGTGCATTCACTTGTTATCTATTTCAAGAGAGAAGATCACTACAGCTACATTTAACGGCCTGGGAAACTGGTTAACATTCGGGTGCGCCAAGCTTGGTCAGCTGCTTGTGTGGGAGTGGAAATCAGAGAGCTATATACTGAAGCAACAAGGGCACTATTTCGATGTCAATTGCCTTGCTTATTCATCAGATTCACAGCTATTGGCTACAGGAGCAGATGATAACAAAATCAAG GTGTGGACTGTTTCAACAGGCTTCTGTTTCGTCACATTTTCTGAACATAAGAATGCTGTTACAGCGCTGCATTTCATGGCTAGCAAGAATTGCCTCCTGAGTGCATCTCTGGATGGGACTGTTCGTGCATACGATTTGTTCCGCTATCgcaacttcaaaatattcgTGACCCCTACACCAAAGCAATTTGTTTCTTTAACATCAGATCAGAGTGGTGACATCATCTGTGCTGGAACTCTGGATTCATTTGAG ATATTTGTTTGGTCCATGAAGGATGCACGACTACTGGATGTTCTAAGTGGCCATGAGGGTCCTGTTCATGGATTAACGTTTTCTCCTGCTCAG GCTATTTTGGCTTCCTCTTCGTGGGATAAAACCGTCCGCTTGTGGGACATTTTCGAAGGAAAAGGTGGAATTGAAAAGTTTGATCATACGCATGATGTCCTAACAGTTGTTTACCGTCCTGATGGTAAACAGATGGCTTGTAGCACGCTAGATGGTCAAATTCATTTTTGGGATCCTTTACAAGGCCTGGAAATGTTCACAATTGAAGGGCGTAGAGACATTGCTGGTGGGCGTCTTATGACCGATCGGAGGTCAGCTGCAAACTCGACTGCTGGAAAGTGCTTCACAACTTTGTGTTATTCCTCTGATGGTAGCTACATATTGGCTGGGGGAAATAGTAAATATATTTGTATGTACGATGTAGCTGACCAG GTCCTGCTGCGGAGGTTCCAAATCACACACAATTTATCACTAGATGGGGTTCTTGATTTCTTAAATTCGAAAAAAATGAGCGAAGCAGGTCCACTGGATTTGATTGATGACGATGATAGTGACATGGAGGAAGGCGTGGAAAAGCAATCACGAGATAAATTGGCGTATGATTTACCTGGTTCAATGCCAAATCGTGGAAGGCCTGTTATTCGAACAAAATGCTTGAGAATTGCACCAACTGGCCGGAGTTGGGCagcagcaacaactgaaggagTATTGCTGTATTCTATGGACGATACCTTCATATTTGACCCCACGGATCTTGACATGGATGTCACTCCTGAG GCagttgatgatgcactgaaagATGATCAGCCGAAAAGAGCATTATTTCTCAGTCTGCGAATGAATGAAGCTACCCTAATAAAGAAGTGTATTCTCACGGTCGCCCCAACAGATATATCAGATGTCGCCTCGTCAGTCCCTGTAAAATATTTGCAGAGATTAGTGGAAGCACTAGCAGATCTTCTGGAAAATTGTCCACATTTGGAGTTCGTTCTTAGATGGTGCCAG GAACTGTGCAAATTCCATGGCACCGTAATTCAGCAGAATTTCACAAACCTGCGACCTGCTCTTAGAACCTTGCAAAATTCAGTTATTCGGTTGCATAAAGATCTGGCTGATACCTGTTCCTCAAACGAGTATATGCTTCGATATTTATGCTCCACAAGCAACAAAAGATAG